The Oryza glaberrima chromosome 5, OglaRS2, whole genome shotgun sequence DNA segment GTCCAGCCGCATCATTTCGCTTATGTTATGCTTGTAAGTCaaaagaagttgatttttttattgtagtttattttacaatatttgtTTTTGAATCGTTAAGGACATGTAtactcacaaattattttttattgctaaTAAGCCATATGGATTAGTATAAGCAAAATAATGGGGCTGGTTGTCTTGTCTACTATCAGCTGACACAGTACATTATGAAATCCTAATACCTACAGTTACATGGCTATGTTTATGTTAGGTAATAGTTAGCACAGAAGTCTGAAGTTGTCCTTGGTTGCAAAAAGGCTTCCTCCTAGCCTGCTAGGAGGCGACCTCTGGAATATTTGCTTCAGCAAGTGCAAAATGGTAGTAAGAAGCAAAGATTAGTGGTACAgttcaacaaaaagaaaatctaaaagCAATAGAACAAATGTATTCCATCTTATTCAACTGAAGCAATAGAACAAATTGTAATTGCTTAGATCTTAATTTCCTGCTTGCAAATAATAAGGGGTTCGTATCAAATTTGAAACTGAATCTCCTTCCTTTTGATCTATCTATATTCTATAGTTATATTGCAGGCATTTGGACCTTAGCATGTTTTTGTGGCTTTGTATGGTGTGCTTTGTATTTGGGGGAAAATGTTTTAAGCCCTCGACGGCATTTCATTTGCAGTACTTGGATCCAATATGTCTGtatctgaagatgaagattaagtgtttcacgcaaaacgatatggttataacgtgtgattaattgagtttaattattacaaacttgaaaatggattaatctgatattttagaacaactttcatatagaaagttttcgcacgaaacacaccgtttagcagtttaaaaaacgtgccacTTTAATCCAAAATCTAATCCACCATTTTCATGACATTCGAACGGGGCCTTTGTTTTGGTAGACTGGTATTTATCATGAATAAAATGGGTAAACATCAGTTTACAACTAGTTATCCAGAATGGAGGTATGCAACAACAGATCATCTAACATCAGCTTTCTATGTAATCTAACCAACATGGAATGCTATATACACAGCACAGTAAGGAGGATGgtgcttttttcttttctctttttcagtATTGGGAGGTAAAGAATTCATTAGAAGATGGTGTCTACTGTCAGCTTCCTCTTTGGAGGTGACCTCTCGATGATCTGCTTCTGCAAGTCCATGAAACTTAACCCCTTATGAGCAAACAACCTTCTGAGATTGATCACCGAGAGCTCGCTGTATTTTGCGATGGCGAGATCCGCCTGTACCAGCTCATACCTACATGTCATACAAAATGTATATTCCACAGGTAAGTAGCCAAGATTTGCTATGTAGTTCAACAGAAAGATCTGAAAGCAACGGAAAAAACTGTGCTCTAATTTCAAAGAATAttattccaaaaaaagaaaaaaaaaggagagaactACATACGCAGGATGAGCACCAATGAGTGCAACTGCCATCATGGTACAGTTGTGAGCAGCGGTTACGCCTCTCGGGTCATCCTCAAACACTACACACTTTGAGGGCTTCCGATCCAACTGGTGAGAAACAACAGATTTGACAAACATGTGAGCGATATATCTTGAAAACAGCTAAATATTTTGAAGTGGAGCAGAAACATGCCTTCATAGCAGCTGAGAGGAACCTATGTGCTATTGACTCCATATCATCCTCGTCAGTCACAATTGCCTGCAATATAAAGGAGGAATGAATAAAATTAACTTCTGATATACATCGTATTCGAAGAATGTATTTcagaaaataatgttttggtaaAAGTTGGGAATTAGGATGATATAAAAAAAGAACCTTGAAATATTTGCTTAGTTCCATTCGATCCAAAGCTTCAATCATGCATCTCCTATCCAGGGACGATGCGACAGCACAAGGGATGCCTGCTGTCTGGACAGCATCCAACCATTCCCGCAATCCATTTACTGGTGTATCAAGCTGAATGAAATGAACACACTTAATCAGAAACAATTATGTATAATTTAAGCCATCTTTTATCCCAAAAGAAGCGTAGAAATAATTACTTTGAAGAGATTTTCGTAGTATAACTCTATAAGCCGTGCCTTCAGTCTTTCCATTTGACTTTCATCTTTTGCCCAATATAAAACCTGAATAAGGACAAGTAGAGTTGCCACTGGGTGCAAATTGCAAAAGGAAAGCCATATGCACAATAGAAAGAATGTGCCCAACAAAGAGTAtgcttttattattattattttgtttgcagcAAAATAACTTTCAGTGGCAAATTAGTGTTACTAAAAAGTACCAAAGCTAATTGATGATGCAAGCATGGTATCAACTCTAAAACATAGACCTTCCGTATGTATAAAGAAAACTCATACCTTTCTAAGCACATGGTCAGCAGCACCATGAAGAATACTCTTTTGGAGATGACCAGCATTTGGGATATCCTTCCCTgcatgaaataaatttattagcaATATCAAGGTAGCATCCCTGGCAGTGAGGTAAACACAAACCTCAATGACAAATAAGTAGTTTAGACCGATTTTATTCAGTCAAAATTGAATGAGAAGTCATAAAAGGTTGCACAATAAGAATCTTATATTTATAGTAAGTTAATGTATGTGCTCCTCAGACCTTGCAGACAATATACCACTGAGAATCTGAATGTGAAGGCAAAATATGAACTTAAACGAGTAAGAAAATGATTTCTACAGTTTGCATTgtcggaaaaaagaaaaggacccATACAATAACATTATAGGAATAGTATGTTTCATAAAACTTTACactgtatttttattttaaaggtATACCTTCTTCCAAAGCAAGCTGTCTCCAGGCATCCAACTTTAGTGAGTCTGTATCAGCCTAAGAGAACAGAAGAGGATGACAAATCTGAGTCAATTATAGATGCAACAATGGGCATTGTAACGGAGGTGGATTCTAATCACTTGAGTGGACGTCCACTCATTTAgtgcatgtcaactaaatgatcatgaaaaaatttcaaaaaaatttacaagatagattgatataaaatatatcactacaAAAACATGCaacttaaaattcaacttttataagttgaaacaaaaataacaaatttaactgtgaatatacgtatactaatcagagtttgatttgttatttttattacaacttgtagaagtcgaatttgaacttgcatgtttgtggggtgatatattacatatgaatatatcttgtcaattttttttgattttttttcatacccatttagttgacatgcaacAAATGGGTGGATGTCCACCTAGGTGATTAAAGGTGTTTCCCCATTGTAACAGCTCTATAAACTACTGAGAAGAATGGACTTAAGGAAGCTGACTCTTgttcttctctaccaatcaacCAGTGTAGTTCAAACCAGAAAAACAAAGCATCCCGTAATGAAGTTGAAACagaaacaaattttaaattattaacaCGTAAGGTAGAATTTGTTTGAATGATCATCACAACGAGTAACTGCAGATGAGAAGGCCTAATGTGCCACTTAGAAGAAATAAATATCACTAGTAGGCTAGTAGACATTGCACTATTACAAACTAGCacaagaacaaaaaagaaaaactcacaaTTACGTTGTCCCATGAGAAAATAAGCCCACATGCTTCATCTGGCTTCATAGCATGTCTTATCCTTTGAAGGAAGCATTCTTGCAATTTTTCGTTCAGATAATCCTGAAACAATGAAAGGAAACTTATATAAAATGTAACTTAAGGAAGTAATACAGGATGCTAGATATAGAAAAAATTGCGATGTAAGTTAAATGACGTATACTCACCACATCGACCTTGAGTGGTCCATCCATCCTAAATGTCTCAAAACCTTGCCCATATTCAGCTCCAATTTCCTAAAAAACAAATGCACATCTAATTAGTCCTGGCCTACAAAAATGAAAGGTAAACAGCTCTTATCCTCGAAGAGTGTATCATGTAATGGAACAATATAAACCATAGCTTGGGAACGTTGAGAAATGTTAGTCATAAGTGATCCAAGCATATGAATATGGTAATTAACTGACTACCAAGATTCCAAGCAACAGAACTAAAAATCTACTCCTTAGCTAAGAGTACTACATCCTCGAACCCACCAACTACAAGAACAGCAATACTGGGGATAATTCACCAAAGGGAACCATCAAACTCAAATGAAACTCACTTAGTCACTTGCTCTGTTTTAGAGGAAACTCGCCAATGCTCCGAAATGGAAGAAGCATGAGCTAACTTTCTACCCTATTAGTACAACCAAGATAAGAAAAGATGGAAATTAACCCATGAACCATATAAATGGCACTAATTTCTCCCAAAGATGCGCAGTTTGTATTCTAAAGAAGCATCAGAGCAAGCTGAATCCCTGCCTAATCCGGAGGTCGCACAGAGAAAATCCAACCCCAATCGAAGTTAATACCACATTTGCACCTAGGGCAAGCCAGAGTTCTTGAaaccaaacaagaaattaaCCAAGAAAACTCTTATCTTTACACccatgaatcaaacaaaaaccaagaaaagcTCACCTCCTCGACGAACACCTTACCAGGTAGGGGAGGGAAGGCCTCGAATCCGGACGCCCTCCTCCGCACCCCCACCATCCTCCCGTTTCTTGGTCTCTGCAACAACCAaagaaaaaatcacaaaaacatcagaaaaaaaaaccccaaaagtTTCCATAAACCCGCCGTAAAAGGAGGGAACTTCTTACGGGGAATCGGAGGCTGGAGCATAGTGGCGCttgtcgggaggaggagggaagcgAGGGgaatggcgatggcgaggcggcggtgcggaAGCTAC contains these protein-coding regions:
- the LOC127772571 gene encoding 5-amino-6-(5-phospho-D-ribitylamino)uracil phosphatase, chloroplastic isoform X2, with product MDGPLKVDVDYLNEKLQECFLQRIRHAMKPDEACGLIFSWDNVIADTDSLKLDAWRQLALEEGKDIPNAGHLQKSILHGAADHVLRKVLYWAKDESQMERLKARLIELYYENLFKLDTPVNGLREWLDAVQTAGIPCAVASSLDRRCMIEALDRMELSKYFKAIVTDEDDMESIAHRFLSAAMKLDRKPSKCVVFEDDPRGVTAAHNCTMMAVALIGAHPAYELVQADLAIAKYSELSVINLRRLFAHKGLSFMDLQKQIIERSPPKRKLTVDTIF
- the LOC127772571 gene encoding 5-amino-6-(5-phospho-D-ribitylamino)uracil phosphatase, chloroplastic isoform X1, which codes for MESCSFRTAASPSPFPSLPSSSRQAPLCSSLRFPRPRNGRMVGVRRRASGFEAFPPLPGKVFVEEEIGAEYGQGFETFRMDGPLKVDVDYLNEKLQECFLQRIRHAMKPDEACGLIFSWDNVIADTDSLKLDAWRQLALEEGKDIPNAGHLQKSILHGAADHVLRKVLYWAKDESQMERLKARLIELYYENLFKLDTPVNGLREWLDAVQTAGIPCAVASSLDRRCMIEALDRMELSKYFKAIVTDEDDMESIAHRFLSAAMKLDRKPSKCVVFEDDPRGVTAAHNCTMMAVALIGAHPAYELVQADLAIAKYSELSVINLRRLFAHKGLSFMDLQKQIIERSPPKRKLTVDTIF